The following are from one region of the Candidatus Thermoplasmatota archaeon genome:
- a CDS encoding 50S ribosomal protein L37ae: protein MSKRTKKAKSVGRFGTRYGVRIRRRIREIEVRQHAEHTCPSCAAPKVARVSTGIWACDKCGHKFAGGAYVPETPAFKTSQRQLREILEGKVPAEVAALAPPAEE, encoded by the coding sequence ATGTCGAAGCGCACCAAGAAGGCGAAGTCGGTCGGCCGTTTCGGAACCCGGTACGGCGTCCGCATCCGCCGGCGCATCCGCGAGATCGAGGTCCGCCAGCACGCGGAGCACACGTGCCCGAGCTGCGCCGCCCCGAAGGTCGCGCGCGTCTCGACCGGCATCTGGGCCTGCGACAAGTGCGGTCACAAGTTCGCCGGCGGCGCCTACGTCCCCGAGACCCCCGCGTTCAAGACGAGCCAGCGCCAGCTGCGCGAAATCCTCGAGGGCAAGGTCCCCGCCGAGGTCGCCGCGCTCGCGCCCCCCGCGGAGGAGTGA
- a CDS encoding KEOPS complex subunit Pcc1: MSRVAPRAPHAATLVFEAPSEAEAAALAGALGPEVGDEVPKTRGALARDGARVTLDLAAEDVPSLRAAVNSYLRWARTALDAAAAARRP; this comes from the coding sequence GTGAGCCGCGTGGCGCCCCGAGCGCCGCATGCGGCCACCCTCGTTTTCGAAGCCCCGAGCGAAGCGGAGGCCGCGGCGCTCGCGGGGGCCCTCGGCCCCGAGGTCGGCGACGAGGTTCCGAAGACGCGGGGCGCCCTCGCCCGCGACGGCGCGCGCGTGACCCTCGACCTCGCCGCCGAGGACGTCCCCTCGCTTCGCGCCGCCGTCAACTCCTACCTGCGCTGGGCGCGCACCGCGCTCGACGCGGCGGCCGCCGCGCGACGCCCGTGA
- a CDS encoding DNA-directed RNA polymerase subunit P: MDYRCGKCRRNVEFDANNIGMRCPYCGSKVFYKERPTVAKKVVAR, from the coding sequence TTGGACTACCGTTGCGGGAAGTGCCGTCGCAACGTCGAGTTCGACGCGAACAACATCGGCATGCGCTGCCCCTACTGCGGCTCCAAGGTCTTCTACAAGGAGCGCCCGACCGTCGCGAAGAAGGTCGTCGCCCGGTGA
- a CDS encoding prefoldin subunit beta, translating to MAADIPPQLQNQLRQLQELQQQAQVVIQQRGQIEAQLREVERTLEELAKLEAGATLYRSVGSLLIRVKDAETLKKDLEEQKETMDVRLQSAKRQETRLRERLTSLQRELQAALGGPGEG from the coding sequence ATGGCCGCGGACATCCCGCCCCAGCTCCAGAACCAGCTCCGCCAGCTCCAGGAGCTGCAGCAGCAGGCCCAGGTCGTCATCCAGCAGCGCGGCCAGATCGAGGCCCAGCTGCGCGAGGTCGAGCGCACGCTCGAGGAGCTCGCGAAGCTCGAGGCGGGCGCCACGCTCTACCGCAGCGTCGGGAGCCTCCTCATCCGCGTGAAGGACGCGGAGACCCTCAAGAAGGACCTGGAGGAGCAGAAGGAGACGATGGACGTCCGCCTCCAATCCGCGAAGCGTCAGGAGACGCGCCTGCGGGAGCGGCTCACGTCGCTCCAGCGGGAGCTGCAGGCCGCCCTCGGCGGCCCCGGCGAGGGCTGA